One Arachis hypogaea cultivar Tifrunner chromosome 18, arahy.Tifrunner.gnm2.J5K5, whole genome shotgun sequence genomic window, AGGTGCCGGTTATCATCTCGTTCAAATCTCTACCGCAGAGCCTATAGAACTTGCTGCCAGCACTGCAACTGTGTGCTCCCGGACACCGCCAGCAACCAAGAaagagatgcagaaatttaaataaaagaaaataaaaagtaatgctaaatttttcttttttttgtttctgtttttttttttagctgGACTAAACAAAAAAAGAAGTATAAGAGATGAAGGGAGGTGGACGGACAGAGGAGGGGAGGCTCTCGGTTGGAGTGGGGATTTGGTTTCAGATGTGGTTTTGAAAGGATGAACGGGTAGTTGAAGAGAAGGGTGTTGACTACAAATTACACACTTGATCTTagtcaaaagaaatttttaaataattacataaatataaaaaaatacatttaataTGGAAAAAAGAAATATCTTAatatttaacaaaagaaatatccagttataatttaaaaaaaattataaaattttaaagaaatagagacattcacatttgtaatacaaaaaaattcgaaaaatatataaaagaacatccatttagtatgaaaaagaaacattctgatacttagcagaagaaacatctatatatattaactcgtagaaattttgaattcacccaaacgtatttggctggtttttggctaatacccttttggttccTAGCATTACTCTTTTGTAAATAAAGCTCGActcagaaaagaaagaaaaagagaatcatATGTAAAAGATCAGTACACTAAACATTACATGAGACATCCTTGTATAATCTAAATTCTATACaatataattcgaattactacCTCACTCTACTGTCTCTACAGACATGAGAATACCATAATTAGGAAACTAGTGTTGAAACATAAATTTAAAGACAAAGGATGAATCTAACTACAAAACAGAACGTTGGAAATTGTTCTTAAAGTCCATGTATTTATTGTAGAAGCTTTAATTAAATCAAGTGCAATCTtatcttcttttattattatttttatacagcAACTCAGAATCTAACTATAACATAAGCACCTATAACTTGAAATGCAGTTTTGAACAAAGGAGAAATCGTGATCAGCATTCAATAGCCTCTATATAATGCTTCAAAATCTCATGAAACTTTCGCAACTTGAAGATGGTCATTAATTATTCTGATACACAGACCATTCTATAAAGTCTAAACAGCCTTGTCATCAATTTTGTATACATTACTTATATGAGTTTAAGAAGAATTGGGGGGTGGGGTAATATctaaattatcgaagaagaaatTGGAAAGCTAAAAAATGCTAATTGCATCAACAACAAATATgtaaacaattttattttttaatgtcataaaaaaatatcaaacaagTATAGAATCTAAAAACAACTAATAAGCGGACTTAATAAATGTTGGAGGGACATGAGTGGAAAATAATAGACAAGTTTAAAAGGATGAAGACATAATACATTAATCTATTCCCTTCTTTTATTCCAAACAACAATCTTGAATACAATCAATGATAAACAATTTAACATAATgtggtatttttattctaaagcCTAAAAATCTTGAAAGCATGAGCATAACATTACCAACTATATATGAATCAATGATTTTACCAACTTGACCCAAGAGTTAGGAGAACCCAACAAAAATCTCATCACCTGAATATTGAGCTGAATGTCATTAAGTAAATTGAATTCCATAAGTTTCCTTATAAATTGATTGAAACAAGATTGCAGAAACAATATGCTGGTACAATAGCATATTCATATGGGCAGCAGAAATTAATGTCATAATAGTAGTATTTCAATTCAgtatgaataaataaaattaatgtgaTAATAGATTTATTATCGAAAATCATAAGGTGCAACtgtatactaatttttttacctAATCAATGATTTACAAGAAGAAATAACGATACCAAGAGCAAATACAATTTCTTATGAATTATTTGACAAGAATATGAAGAAGATCAAATGAATTATCATAAAGCCGTAAATTCCAATTGAAACAAGAACATAATACTGAGATAAATAAATTCGATAACATTAATAACAAAGTTGGTAGTGCTAGAAAGGCTTCACCAAGAGAAGGCGCAAACAGGCTTTAAGAGTCAATAGGCTTGAGTTTGGGTTTGATGAAGCGCAGCAGCATTTTGGATGAGTTGCTTTGAAGACCATTTGGTGAAACTAAGCTGTCATGGTAGATACAAGCCATCCTATACCCGACACATTGAGAAAAAGCAGGATGGTTCCCCATGCCAGAGTTGTCAATCTCAGGAAAATCTACGCTCCCATCATTTAAGTTACACAAAACTATGCCGAAAAATGGACAAAATGCCAAAAGAACATCACTTTCCGAGATGTAAAGAGGTTGAAAACAACGACAAGGATCTGGATAAGTGAATTTTTCATAGACCGGAATCACTGCCAATTTAGTCCAAGATTGAGCATCTCCGTATTCCTTCATCTGCCACACAATCCACTCGTATGTACTCTTATGCCCGTAACAAAGAGAAAGGCAATTTCTCAAGACACATAAGTGAGTGCACCCCCTTGAAAAATAATAAGGATGATCTAAATCTATTTCACTATCAGGCAGAGAAAAATGACCATAAGTCTCTTTAcccaaatcaaaataaagaaCCACGTAATTAACACACCAATTAAGAGTGCATAATCTGCTACTACCGAAAAATTCCCCTTCCCTATTAACATCCCAACTAGGATTGTCACTTGGGACACCAAATAGGGCTACTGGGATATCATCAATTTTTCTCCATGACGAAGTTGGCCCAAATGTATAAATTCTGGTACTAAACTCAAAATTAGATGGCCCTTCCGTCCTTATAGTTGCAAAAATTTTGTAACTGTCACTGAGATAATCGTAACCAAAGCCACAAAAGCGGACTTCGCCGCTGATTTCCGGTGATTCGAATGTGAATCCCGTACAGGGGTTCCACAAGATGGCATGCATGTATTTGTAGGCATGTTCATCAACCAAGCATAACAATCCATTGCAAGAACCAATGATTCCGTAGTAGCGTTGTTCCCTGAAGCAATCGACTTGAGTAGGCTCGGAAGGATTGTCCAAGATTGAGTGTACGGAGAGAAGTCCGATAGTACCGCATCTGACGTCATTTCTGTAAGCCCAAGTGCAATAAGCAATTCGTAGCGTAGTCAAAGTTGGATCAAGTAAGCATGAACGACGAAGGTGGTTACAGGTGAAAGGAGGGGAGGAAATTAGGTTTCTCCATGAAGTGCACACGCTCCTTAAGGAAGCAAGCGTCCTTGCCGGAAACCTCAGCAAGATTTCCATCATATTCTCATCCGAAACATCTGCCAGCTTCCGCGTTCTTGCCGTGGGGCAACTGACCAGTTCCGTCCCTGCCTTCGTCTCCGCATCATTATGGTCAGTCAGCATAGCTAGCTGCTGTTTCAGTTTGATTTTGGGTATTCTCTTATATTCTATTTATATTTAGGTTACATGTTTCAATATCATCATTAGCATCTCCATGGATCTTTGGCCCGGCTTcaataatataagataaaaatcatAAACGGCCCCTCCAATAATCTAATCAAAtctaaacaaaataatatattgatCAAAATCACAAGTTTTTATACTCGTGCAATACACGAAAATAAGACCAAATCAAATATATTTATAGGTCAAATTTTATAATACCGATATACTTAGTagacaataaatatataattagacAAACATTAAAAGTGAACAAATTTACAGTAAGAATCATAGTTATCAGAAACGAACCGACAATCAACCTGATCATATGACCGGGTCactgggtcactggttcaacTGGTGGGTCACTAATTCACCTAGTTGACCCGgtccataatttaaaaaaatataaattatataaataaaattaaaatt contains:
- the LOC112771075 gene encoding F-box/kelch-repeat protein At3g23880, with product MLTDHNDAETKAGTELVSCPTARTRKLADVSDENMMEILLRFPARTLASLRSVCTSWRNLISSPPFTCNHLRRSCLLDPTLTTLRIAYCTWAYRNDVRCGTIGLLSVHSILDNPSEPTQVDCFREQRYYGIIGSCNGLLCLVDEHAYKYMHAILWNPCTGFTFESPEISGEVRFCGFGYDYLSDSYKIFATIRTEGPSNFEFSTRIYTFGPTSSWRKIDDIPVALFGVPSDNPSWDVNREGEFFGSSRLCTLNWCVNYVVLYFDLGKETYGHFSLPDSEIDLDHPYYFSRGCTHLCVLRNCLSLCYGHKSTYEWIVWQMKEYGDAQSWTKLAVIPVYEKFTYPDPCRCFQPLYISESDVLLAFCPFFGIVLCNLNDGSVDFPEIDNSGMGNHPAFSQCVGYRMACIYHDSLVSPNGLQSNSSKMLLRFIKPKLKPIDS